The Gemmata palustris genome includes a region encoding these proteins:
- a CDS encoding DUF4340 domain-containing protein, whose amino-acid sequence MNFRLTTVLIGAVLLIGTVLLVRTFFLDPAAPDTLLVGLSGAKVGDIDEVVIERPDTSATLKFKRVVNDDWEIVEPIRAKANGAAVKAIVESLLKAKPTVFAELSSNPALHGLQPPSLKVTLRQGEQRSGTLNVGNVSIGGREAVAFVTTTAKPDRPIAVGRRDLDALFRQDQVAGGGKAGDLTKWTADYRSSAIFPSDSRAVGEDVTSVRLELPNKKATLALTRAPGGAWKFDSPAGWGDADVEGDAAGSPTTFTGVRRLLGALTSVTAATPADFIDAPKDLKEYGLDAGNPDLVKVEMKTKDNQTAIVYLGKREGAAPPVTLPGAPPSPPSGKVYVRVEGQPGVIRATAGDLSGLNGVVLDPAPLRDRTLVNADRAKVDGIDIVLAGQPADKPTKLRRSGEVPLQWRLFGGPGDPQSADRGPVERLLDVVMARRTIKDFPPPNPANFAAISATIFVWADGFTAPTDPKAEPTKKAEPIKIEFGRKDGDTVYVRRTLPGLPPNEFTIPAQVKVGGATDTVDAITAVAKSRLDLLDPSLPTFGSDAVMQVNVSGANNYVLNKDEKPDPSTKEVLWRFAAPEPKGRIADPKSLEYILQLLGTTQSVTRFVDEQPSDAKLAEYGFTPAPRLKVVVGLKPDSLDKERVYEFGKDTADPNFVYARVAGKAAVFTLPRLVLDKFVAPDLRDRVVFRSVDAPAVNKVVLQGWGNILGNTPITLRLEKNKDGVWIVPPAAPGAPPNAPAGFVVDPAKVSAFVDLIAKSRVKGFEQGRPEARHGLANPNEFLDVRFEWPGGAVTFRLGATPDNGATYYGETGWLPATDPMFTIDGALLKPFKDKPGGFAK is encoded by the coding sequence ATGAATTTCCGACTGACGACGGTTCTGATCGGTGCCGTCCTCCTGATTGGCACCGTGCTGCTCGTTCGGACGTTCTTCCTCGATCCCGCGGCACCCGACACGCTCCTCGTCGGCCTGAGCGGGGCGAAGGTCGGGGACATTGACGAGGTCGTCATCGAGCGCCCCGACACATCGGCCACGCTCAAGTTCAAGCGCGTTGTCAACGACGATTGGGAGATCGTCGAGCCGATCCGCGCGAAAGCGAACGGGGCGGCCGTCAAAGCGATCGTCGAATCCCTGCTCAAGGCCAAGCCGACCGTGTTCGCGGAACTGAGTTCCAACCCCGCGCTCCACGGTCTCCAGCCGCCGAGCCTGAAAGTCACGCTGCGCCAGGGCGAACAGCGGTCCGGCACGCTGAACGTTGGCAACGTCAGTATCGGTGGTCGGGAAGCGGTGGCGTTCGTGACCACAACGGCCAAACCCGATCGCCCCATCGCGGTGGGGCGCCGCGACCTCGACGCGCTCTTCCGCCAGGATCAAGTCGCGGGCGGCGGCAAGGCGGGCGACCTGACGAAGTGGACCGCGGACTATCGTTCGTCAGCAATCTTCCCCTCCGATTCGCGTGCGGTGGGCGAGGACGTCACTTCGGTGCGCCTGGAATTACCAAACAAGAAAGCGACGCTCGCCCTTACTCGCGCACCCGGGGGGGCGTGGAAGTTCGATAGCCCGGCCGGGTGGGGCGACGCCGATGTCGAGGGCGACGCGGCCGGGTCGCCGACCACGTTCACCGGCGTCCGCCGACTGCTCGGTGCGCTCACGAGCGTGACCGCCGCGACCCCGGCCGACTTCATCGACGCCCCGAAAGACCTCAAGGAATACGGCCTGGACGCGGGCAACCCCGACCTCGTGAAGGTCGAGATGAAGACCAAGGACAACCAGACCGCGATTGTGTACCTCGGCAAGCGCGAAGGGGCGGCCCCGCCCGTGACGCTCCCGGGCGCGCCGCCGAGCCCCCCGAGCGGCAAAGTGTACGTGCGCGTCGAGGGGCAGCCGGGCGTGATCCGCGCCACGGCGGGCGATCTGTCCGGGCTGAACGGCGTCGTCCTCGATCCCGCTCCGCTCCGTGACCGCACCCTGGTGAACGCGGACCGCGCGAAGGTCGATGGCATCGACATCGTGCTCGCCGGTCAGCCGGCCGACAAGCCGACGAAACTCCGGCGTTCCGGGGAGGTGCCACTGCAATGGCGGCTCTTCGGCGGGCCGGGTGACCCGCAGTCCGCGGACCGCGGACCGGTCGAGCGGTTGCTCGATGTCGTTATGGCGCGGCGAACGATCAAAGACTTCCCCCCACCGAACCCGGCCAACTTCGCCGCGATCTCCGCTACGATCTTCGTATGGGCAGACGGATTCACCGCGCCGACCGATCCCAAAGCGGAGCCGACCAAGAAGGCCGAGCCGATCAAAATCGAGTTCGGGCGCAAGGACGGCGACACGGTTTACGTCCGGCGCACGCTGCCCGGGCTCCCGCCCAACGAGTTCACGATCCCGGCACAGGTGAAGGTTGGAGGGGCCACCGATACCGTGGACGCGATCACCGCGGTCGCTAAATCGCGTTTGGACCTCCTCGACCCGTCGCTCCCGACGTTCGGCTCCGACGCGGTGATGCAGGTCAACGTGAGCGGCGCGAACAATTACGTGCTCAACAAGGACGAGAAGCCTGATCCGTCCACGAAAGAGGTTTTGTGGCGGTTCGCCGCCCCGGAACCGAAGGGCCGCATCGCGGACCCCAAGAGCCTGGAGTACATCCTCCAACTGCTCGGCACCACACAATCGGTTACGCGGTTCGTGGACGAACAACCGAGCGACGCGAAACTCGCCGAGTACGGGTTCACGCCCGCGCCGCGCCTGAAGGTCGTCGTCGGGCTGAAGCCCGATTCGCTGGACAAGGAGCGCGTGTACGAGTTCGGCAAGGACACCGCCGATCCCAACTTCGTGTACGCCCGCGTCGCGGGTAAGGCGGCGGTGTTCACGCTCCCGCGCTTGGTGCTCGACAAGTTCGTGGCCCCCGACCTGCGCGACCGGGTCGTGTTCCGCAGCGTCGATGCCCCCGCCGTGAACAAGGTAGTGCTCCAGGGGTGGGGGAACATTCTGGGGAACACGCCCATTACGCTGCGGCTGGAGAAGAACAAGGACGGCGTGTGGATCGTTCCGCCCGCGGCCCCCGGCGCGCCGCCGAACGCCCCGGCCGGGTTCGTGGTCGATCCGGCCAAAGTCTCGGCGTTCGTGGACCTGATCGCCAAGAGCCGCGTCAAGGGCTTCGAGCAGGGGCGGCCCGAAGCCCGGCACGGGCTCGCCAACCCGAACGAGTTCCTCGACGTCCGGTTCGAGTGGCCGGGCGGGGCCGTCACGTTCCGGCTCGGGGCCACCCCGGACAACGGCGCGACCTACTACGGCGAAACCGGCTGGTTGCCCGCCACCGACCCGATGTTCACGATCGACGGCGCACTCTTGAAGCCGTTCAAAGACAAGCCGGGCGGGTTCGCGAAGTAA
- a CDS encoding Gldg family protein yields MQPTPPVPVPNAPAPNSGNPVVEFVRTQRQNAGSVLAGLAVVLLALAGYMAVKGFRDAPAPAPDKPQVENPLDPERPESAKPVAGTKEGDFRWGAIAALSAFLVAIGGAARLLVSLPRTTESQQRAEARAVILAVGGALAWELIATGGVFFYRWSESIVNWLEKGQEEEARYVLIPVLMIAFGAALGLAAITPARAEERNNPSIRKLVYGTNLGLTALVLFVVLVIANVVFAYRVSNKIDMTGSGFYSMSPRTEEFLRGLDQPIEAYAILPGQGSRVESDLRDVLTRFQETSRDKFRVRFLSPVSSTADLAELKANYPPVQDGELGVLLTFPGDKKRFSFIPVEEFFTTEPGPRGETPKTVFTGEGRLVKELLFLADNKQKPKVYFTQSSDELELAGRTDPERAATRLRTFLEKNYLDVQPLTFEGESPKVPDDCAVLVVADPQKPLDPKYVDAVRKYMTERKGRLVVLSGATLPGPNLRKVTPTGLEPVLAQFNVGLSDKYLFALSADRRIPVTSPPVEFTQAAADAKNPIVRLFRRISIQMPLPREVNALNTTPGMTATPLLTTDTEGGAWLADEFPANPNVRPANAVAVRRRTVGVVVAEGGNGRVAVYGNGLMVCDALAGQFGAESPPAFDLLGATIDWLRDRPPVPQGVESKAYAVYALPGAKTIDGTRLKYMPVIFGLIVVVSLGLGTWVIRRQQA; encoded by the coding sequence ATGCAACCGACGCCACCTGTTCCCGTCCCGAACGCTCCGGCCCCGAACTCCGGGAACCCGGTCGTCGAGTTCGTCCGGACGCAGCGCCAGAACGCGGGGAGCGTCCTGGCGGGTCTGGCGGTCGTCCTCCTGGCGCTCGCCGGGTACATGGCGGTCAAAGGGTTCCGGGACGCGCCGGCGCCGGCACCTGACAAACCGCAAGTCGAGAACCCGCTCGATCCCGAGCGCCCGGAGTCGGCCAAACCGGTCGCGGGCACAAAGGAGGGCGATTTCCGATGGGGAGCGATCGCCGCTCTCAGCGCGTTTCTGGTCGCCATCGGCGGCGCGGCGCGGTTGCTCGTCTCCCTTCCCCGAACAACGGAATCGCAACAGCGGGCCGAGGCCCGTGCGGTCATCTTGGCCGTCGGCGGCGCGCTCGCGTGGGAATTGATTGCGACCGGCGGGGTGTTCTTTTATCGGTGGAGCGAGAGCATCGTCAACTGGCTCGAAAAGGGTCAAGAAGAAGAGGCGCGGTACGTCCTGATCCCGGTCCTGATGATCGCTTTCGGCGCCGCACTGGGGTTGGCCGCGATCACCCCCGCACGGGCCGAGGAACGCAACAATCCGTCAATTCGTAAGCTCGTGTACGGGACCAATCTGGGGCTGACGGCGCTGGTACTGTTCGTCGTCCTCGTCATCGCCAACGTCGTGTTCGCGTACCGCGTGTCGAACAAGATCGACATGACCGGGAGCGGGTTCTACTCGATGAGTCCCCGGACCGAAGAGTTCCTGCGCGGGCTGGACCAGCCGATCGAGGCCTACGCGATCCTCCCGGGCCAGGGCAGCCGGGTCGAGAGCGACCTCCGCGACGTGCTCACCCGGTTCCAAGAAACCAGCCGCGACAAGTTCCGGGTCCGGTTCCTCAGTCCCGTCTCCAGTACCGCCGATCTCGCCGAACTGAAGGCCAACTACCCGCCGGTGCAAGACGGTGAACTGGGCGTCCTGCTCACGTTCCCGGGCGACAAGAAGCGGTTCTCGTTCATTCCGGTGGAAGAGTTCTTCACCACCGAACCCGGCCCCCGCGGTGAGACCCCCAAGACGGTCTTTACGGGGGAAGGTCGGCTGGTGAAAGAACTGTTGTTCCTCGCGGACAACAAGCAGAAGCCGAAGGTATATTTCACCCAGTCGTCTGATGAGTTGGAGCTCGCCGGGCGAACGGACCCGGAACGGGCCGCGACCCGGCTCCGCACGTTCCTGGAAAAGAACTACCTGGACGTACAGCCGCTGACGTTCGAGGGCGAGAGCCCGAAGGTGCCGGACGACTGCGCCGTGCTCGTCGTGGCCGACCCGCAGAAGCCGCTCGACCCCAAGTACGTGGACGCGGTCCGCAAGTACATGACCGAGCGGAAGGGGAGGCTCGTCGTCCTGTCCGGTGCGACCCTGCCCGGGCCGAACCTGCGCAAAGTAACGCCGACCGGTCTCGAACCCGTGCTCGCACAGTTCAACGTCGGGCTGAGTGACAAGTACCTGTTCGCGCTGTCCGCCGACCGACGCATCCCGGTCACGAGTCCCCCGGTCGAGTTCACCCAAGCCGCGGCGGACGCCAAGAACCCGATCGTCCGGCTGTTCCGCCGGATCAGTATTCAGATGCCACTTCCCCGTGAGGTGAACGCACTTAATACCACGCCCGGGATGACGGCCACCCCCCTGTTGACGACGGACACCGAAGGCGGCGCGTGGCTGGCCGACGAGTTCCCGGCGAACCCGAACGTGCGCCCCGCGAACGCCGTTGCCGTCCGCAGGCGCACCGTGGGGGTCGTTGTGGCGGAGGGCGGAAACGGCCGCGTGGCGGTGTACGGCAACGGGCTGATGGTGTGCGACGCCCTCGCCGGTCAGTTCGGGGCGGAGAGCCCCCCCGCGTTCGACCTGCTCGGGGCCACCATCGACTGGCTCCGGGACCGCCCGCCGGTCCCACAGGGCGTCGAATCCAAGGCCTACGCGGTGTACGCCCTGCCGGGGGCCAAAACGATCGACGGTACCCGACTCAAGTACATGCCCGTGATCTTCGGGCTGATTGTGGTCGTCTCACTCGGGCTGGGCACATGGGTCATCCGACGGCAACAGGCGTGA
- a CDS encoding ABC transporter permease → MSSTPPAPTDPIPVATAVGALRAPVETAPSAIKFEGPAFARVVGFLGLFLLVLGAVVVVATRATGQARIVPESWGFLLAGVGIALMLYHAIIDGEQEIRRMYGMLFVAFLALALVGALVPGPFKGADSKSIGFYFMPWGLGAGILAILFAIPFTRHETDEQLRTIGGGVLLAVGATLCVGVLIAGIANPEWLAGTGLALAALGLGFLCAYLGQADTDTGIGHTVAVALGAVGAAALFYAFARTVFPTVLFDGPAALRKPSQALDYWKTAGRVLVLGASLGVVALGALGKFPVWLRAVLAGVGVATAGVFIMGSTGTHVAIAPRPFLIPGGAILGGIGLIYLSVSLGVCSDNQFVTLVRRELGAYFASPIGFIVLAGMLLVQGVAYAEFAGSLQDGNPRREPIVLGYGVHILSLFAFTLQIPVLTMRLLSEEKRSGTLEVLLTAPLNEVPVVLSKFLGTWIFFLLCWLPTGLFLIALRVVGDAPFDYRPLIGFYLGLGAQGAMFIAMGIFFSALTRDQIVSAVLTFAVLLVLLAFVFLRENPMFLDLPEVLLTVANRLSFYRMWVESLSGQLPVRDLLLALSLAVFWLFLATKILETRKWN, encoded by the coding sequence ATGAGTAGCACCCCGCCCGCGCCGACCGATCCGATCCCCGTAGCGACCGCGGTCGGGGCGCTCCGCGCCCCGGTCGAAACCGCGCCCTCGGCAATCAAGTTCGAGGGGCCGGCGTTCGCGCGGGTCGTCGGGTTCCTCGGACTGTTCCTGCTGGTCCTCGGTGCAGTGGTGGTAGTCGCCACGCGCGCCACCGGGCAGGCCCGGATCGTGCCCGAAAGTTGGGGGTTCCTGCTGGCGGGAGTGGGCATCGCGCTGATGCTCTACCACGCGATCATTGACGGCGAGCAGGAAATTCGGCGCATGTACGGGATGCTGTTCGTCGCGTTCCTCGCGCTGGCGCTGGTCGGTGCCCTCGTACCGGGACCGTTTAAGGGCGCCGACTCCAAGTCGATCGGCTTCTATTTCATGCCGTGGGGCCTGGGAGCCGGGATTCTCGCGATTCTGTTCGCGATCCCGTTCACGCGCCACGAAACGGACGAACAGCTCCGCACGATCGGAGGGGGCGTACTGCTTGCGGTGGGCGCGACCTTGTGCGTCGGCGTTCTTATCGCGGGTATCGCAAACCCGGAGTGGCTCGCGGGGACCGGTTTGGCGCTCGCCGCTCTCGGGTTGGGGTTCCTCTGTGCTTACTTGGGGCAGGCCGACACCGACACCGGAATCGGGCACACGGTCGCGGTCGCGCTCGGCGCGGTCGGTGCCGCGGCCCTCTTCTACGCATTCGCCCGCACAGTGTTCCCGACGGTATTGTTCGACGGACCGGCCGCGCTGCGCAAGCCGTCGCAAGCGCTCGACTACTGGAAAACGGCCGGGCGCGTCCTCGTACTGGGTGCGAGCCTGGGAGTTGTAGCACTGGGAGCGCTGGGCAAGTTCCCGGTGTGGCTGCGTGCGGTTCTCGCGGGGGTGGGTGTAGCGACCGCGGGGGTATTCATCATGGGTAGCACGGGCACCCACGTTGCAATCGCGCCCCGGCCGTTCCTGATCCCGGGCGGCGCGATCCTCGGTGGCATCGGTCTCATTTACCTCTCCGTCTCCCTCGGTGTGTGCTCGGACAATCAGTTCGTAACGCTCGTTCGGCGCGAACTCGGTGCGTACTTCGCCTCCCCGATCGGGTTCATCGTCCTCGCGGGGATGCTCCTCGTTCAGGGCGTCGCCTACGCGGAGTTCGCCGGGTCGCTCCAAGACGGTAACCCGCGGCGCGAGCCGATCGTCCTCGGGTACGGCGTCCACATTCTGAGTTTGTTCGCGTTCACGCTCCAGATCCCCGTACTGACGATGCGGCTGCTCTCGGAAGAGAAGCGGTCCGGGACGCTCGAGGTGCTCCTGACCGCCCCGCTGAACGAAGTCCCCGTGGTGCTCAGCAAGTTTCTGGGGACGTGGATCTTCTTCCTGCTCTGCTGGCTCCCGACCGGGCTGTTCCTGATCGCGCTCCGGGTCGTCGGCGACGCGCCGTTCGACTACCGGCCGCTGATCGGGTTCTACTTGGGGCTGGGCGCACAGGGGGCCATGTTCATCGCGATGGGTATCTTCTTCTCGGCCCTAACGCGAGATCAGATCGTGTCCGCGGTCCTCACGTTCGCCGTCCTCTTGGTGCTGCTCGCGTTCGTATTTTTACGCGAGAATCCGATGTTCCTGGACCTGCCTGAGGTGCTCCTCACGGTCGCGAACCGGCTGTCGTTTTACCGCATGTGGGTCGAGTCACTGTCCGGCCAGCTCCCGGTCCGGGATCTCCTCTTGGCTCTGTCGCTGGCGGTGTTCTGGCTGTTCCTCGCGACGAAGATCCTCGAAACCCGCAAGTGGAACTGA
- a CDS encoding ABC transporter ATP-binding protein, translating into MQTPAINVQNLSKNYGPVQAVDDVTFQVAPGELVGFLGPNGAGKSTCMRILTTWLPASSGYAWLNGYDVMYQSMEVRKNIGYLPESVPVYGEMRVREYLAYRAKLKGVERHGRSARIDHCMAKCRVKEVQNRLLNTLSKGYRQRVGLADTLLADPPILILDEPTSGLDPVQIGETLATIKELGGQHTILFSTHVLPEVEKVYDRVIIIDKGRIKFDETKKAIDSREASYLLEVRGPVEETTKFMREQPELASVESTTIGSDLAAFEVRTRDHKDHREALAARVVTKGWGLGRLEIRKPSLEAIFDDVVRQRYQAETAPVAPPAAEPDKTPAA; encoded by the coding sequence ATGCAGACGCCGGCGATCAACGTTCAGAACCTTTCCAAAAACTACGGCCCCGTGCAGGCCGTGGACGACGTCACCTTCCAGGTGGCGCCCGGCGAGTTGGTCGGGTTCCTCGGCCCCAACGGGGCCGGCAAATCCACCTGCATGCGCATCCTCACGACCTGGCTCCCCGCGTCCAGCGGGTACGCGTGGCTCAACGGCTACGACGTGATGTACCAGTCGATGGAGGTCCGCAAGAACATCGGGTACCTGCCCGAGAGCGTGCCGGTGTACGGCGAAATGCGGGTCCGCGAGTACCTCGCCTACCGCGCCAAGCTGAAGGGCGTCGAGCGCCACGGGCGCAGCGCCCGCATCGACCACTGCATGGCAAAGTGCCGCGTGAAGGAAGTGCAGAACCGCCTCCTCAACACGCTCTCAAAGGGTTACCGGCAGCGCGTGGGCCTGGCCGACACGCTCCTCGCCGACCCGCCCATTCTGATCCTCGACGAGCCGACCAGCGGCCTCGACCCGGTGCAGATCGGCGAGACCCTCGCCACCATCAAGGAACTCGGCGGCCAGCACACGATCCTGTTCTCGACGCACGTGCTCCCGGAAGTCGAGAAGGTCTACGATCGCGTCATCATCATCGACAAGGGCCGCATCAAGTTCGACGAAACCAAAAAAGCCATCGACTCCCGCGAGGCGTCGTACCTGTTGGAAGTTCGCGGCCCCGTCGAAGAAACCACCAAGTTCATGCGCGAACAGCCGGAGCTCGCGTCGGTGGAATCAACGACCATCGGGAGCGACTTGGCCGCGTTCGAGGTGAGGACGCGGGACCACAAGGATCACCGCGAAGCGCTCGCGGCCCGGGTTGTAACAAAGGGTTGGGGCCTCGGTCGGTTGGAGATTCGGAAGCCCAGCCTCGAAGCCATTTTCGACGATGTCGTTCGGCAGCGGTATCAAGCGGAAACCGCCCCCGTAGCACCGCCCGCGGCCGAACCGGATAAGACCCCGGCGGCGTAA
- a CDS encoding HAD family hydrolase, whose protein sequence is MHTHTWTPPAGTTGLIFDCDGTLANTMPAHYKAWIAMLGRFGIPFPEPRFYAMGGMPTASIIRVLAGEVGVAVPDVDAMVHEKEQTFLTFLEAVAPIEPVLNIATAYRGKLPIAVASGGYRDTITRTLDRLAIRDWFDAIVTAEDTPRHKPEPDVFLEAAKRLGVESAKCVVFEDTDIGLEAARRAGMLGVDVRPWVKTI, encoded by the coding sequence ATGCACACGCACACTTGGACCCCGCCGGCGGGCACGACCGGGCTCATCTTCGACTGCGACGGCACGCTGGCGAACACCATGCCGGCCCACTACAAGGCGTGGATCGCGATGCTCGGGCGGTTCGGCATCCCGTTCCCCGAACCGCGGTTCTACGCGATGGGCGGGATGCCCACGGCTAGTATTATCCGTGTACTTGCCGGGGAGGTAGGCGTAGCCGTACCCGACGTGGATGCGATGGTCCACGAAAAAGAGCAAACGTTCCTCACGTTCCTCGAAGCGGTCGCGCCCATCGAGCCGGTGCTCAACATCGCAACCGCATATCGCGGAAAGCTACCGATCGCGGTCGCGAGCGGTGGGTACCGCGATACTATCACGCGCACATTGGATCGGCTCGCGATCCGCGACTGGTTCGATGCGATCGTAACAGCCGAAGACACTCCTCGCCACAAGCCGGAGCCGGACGTGTTCCTGGAAGCCGCGAAGCGCCTGGGCGTCGAGTCGGCGAAGTGCGTGGTGTTCGAGGACACCGACATCGGCCTGGAAGCCGCCCGGCGCGCGGGGATGTTGGGCGTGGACGTGCGCCCGTGGGTGAAAACGATCTGA